accatggaaaattagctatttttgttatcattatatttgtacaaacaaatgaaccttgagtcgtaccaggcattaaaatgaacaagaaattgaaaaaagacaagggtggtctaataatttttccatgactgtataataatgACTGTTTTGTTCAAAGCATGCTTTCAAACTCCATCAGAACAAGAAGTTTTGATGGCGAACACTCTCGCCATCTAGACGTTAATAATCTGGTTGTCGATCACAAAGACCacgtttaggttttttttgagTGGTTTATTTGTATAAAGTCTTGTGTATAACATCAACGTATGCCACATACATAGAATTTATGGCCTAAGCaagcatgcatttatttttgttgtgtatACATTGGTAATGTGTGTCACTTTATGGGATCTCTTATTTTTACTGAgaggcattaaaatgtaatgCACAATCTTGTTTTAAGATCAAGGAGGACTAATTGCATagctgtgtctttgttttgtttctgcagaagaagaagcggTCGCCCTTGAAAGTGACTTCACAGAAACGCAAGTATGTACCAGAGGTTGGGTCAGAAAGGAGAAACCCGTCCCGTAAGGCTCGTCCTCCTGAGAACTTTGCAGTGGAGGAAAAGAGCGAGCCAGTCCAACGCAGAGGCCAAAGATCTATAGACATCAGTAGACTGGTGGAGGTAGGacaagtattttatttattcctcttGGGGAAATGCGTTTCTTTCAATCGGttgtttcacacacatacacagacagacagaaacacaataaatacacacattcatatggAGGAGCTACAGATGTCGTTATTGTTTTGGAGAGGTGCCAAAGTCAGGTGCTCAGCATGCACTCCACACTGACATCTGCTGTTTACATCTGGTAACTCACAGCTCTCATGGATGTGTAAtccaatgaaattcataggaaAGGTCAACTTGCTTGGTATGAGAGGTTTCTTTTATTGAGAATTTCCTCATACGTTTTCTCATAGAAGGGAAATGCTTTGATTGTATATTGATAAACTGGCAATCAGATACTTATCACCAGTTAGTAATCTAAGCAACTTTAACCACATTATGCAACGCTCTGCAAACACACTTAGTCCCTTGCTACTTTTAAAGCTTTTCTCTGGCTTAAAGCCTTTGGAAtgtatgatttaaaaataaaaagttctaTTCTCGTTTATTTGATCTTGTCTATTTTGCCTTCTTCTGGACCTGTGGCTCTTGGCCTTATTCGGGTTTTTATCTGGCTTGTTTGATTTGATATGGctgaatttattttactttgtagCTTTCTATAAATAATGTCACAAAAATCAAAGGCCTGGAAGAAAGTGCACTTATTAATGATCATTCATCTGCAATCTGTGTGTTGTGATTGGGCAGGTGGATGAGGAATATGCCAATGGGAGAAAGATAAAGCGTTCCAGGAAGAGCCAGTACAACGTAAGGTCAGTTGACGATATCACCGAAGAAGAACTGGACAACATAGCGTACCGCAGCAAAGACAAGATCTGGGACAAAGAGAATGTGAGTGACATTTAGTGCTGACGGTAATGTAAAATACTGATCCTGCCAGGTGTCCTGTGAATGCATTACTAAtgcatttctgtctgtgtgtttttctaccaGGGCAGCTCGTGTCACCAGTGCAGACAGAAGACTCTGGACACCAAGACAGTGTGTCGCAGTGGTTTCTGTGTGGGGGGCAAAGGTCAGTTCTGTGGTCCGTGCCTGAAGAACCGCTATGGGGAGGACGTACGTGACGTGCTGCTTGACCCGGTCAGTGCTAATACACACATcttagacattttattttgcatttggtAAACTAGAGATGAATGTAGCATCATCCAAGACTGtacctttttaaatgtatttttattcatttgtttttggaTCCTGTCCCATAAGAAAGATATCACAGAGTCCTACGCAAGAGACTAATAATAGCAAATATGTATTGCCATTGCGTAAGtcccttaaacctgcattctttcttatGACCAGtcgggggcgactccactgtttGCAAAAAGAAGTGTAGAAAAAGTCTGAGAACATTCTCCTAATGGCTTTAATGGTGTCAATCACTTATTTCAAGTCtcctttaatacagcatgatgttaattttatAATTACTATGcagaataaattaaacaataaagcGGGTATGGTTAGGTCAGGCTACTTTGTGATTGACTAGTTGCTATGAATGTATTGATTTTATTACCCTGCTTTGTTATGCTGTCTTGCTGCTTTACTGTTTCAAAGATTTCCCCACTAAAAATGTAGAGAAACgtgatttattattttgaaacAGGAAAATGATGTGAGAAGAGTGTTTTTTGTATAGCTGACTTTTCAATtgcagaatttttaaaaaaaatagcatgctTAAAATAGAGAATCAGAGGGCCTTTTGGAtaagtacattttctgttaTGCTGATTTATATTTACtcagaaaatatttatatttttatatacttttcaACCACCCTGCATCTGATGGGAAAATGTGGGATTTTATCTACTTTTACAGTGACAGCTATTCCACTCTTTGCATCAATTCAGTGACCACCCATCAGTAACCATCCTGCCTGAAGATGTATAAGAAATATCACAGATGTGACTGAGCTATTGCACAAATTTTGGCAACATAAAACCTGAACATGGGTTCACTTATGTAGCAGAGTAACAACGCGGTCTAGTCGCCCACATTAAATCTGGGCCTTTTTCTTTGTAGAAGTGGTGGTGTCCCATCTGCCGAGAGATGTGTAACTGCAGTCTGTGTCGTAAGAAGGAGGGCCGCTGTGCGACCGGCATCCTGGTGGGATTGGCCCGCTACAACGGCCACGACAATGTCCACGAGTATCTGGAGAGGTGCGTCCCCTCATTCTCACTGTACAGTTTAATATCACTAACCTGGAGGGAAGAATTATCTCCCTAAAAATGCCATGATGTGAACATTTGAGGTATTTTATTAAGAAAAGTCAGTGTTTTGGATAATGTCTGTTGTCTTGCATTGAGCATGGATTTAGGAGATTCTGCTagaattgtttatatttatatatatatatataaattgaaaatttgaacatattttgggttttggacAGCAACCTTGACAAAAAAAGCCATTCAAGACAAAATCTTTGAATTgccattttaatttttcattgttttctgatattttagaCTGATGTGTTTATCGAGGTTAGTCAGAAATATTACTGACAAATCACAATAATCATCGCTGGCAGCAGATAGAGctcatgtcttgttttgtctcccTCGCAGCATTCGGAAGGATCTGGACTAAAGTCCACAGAGAAGAGGAGAACCTGCTCATACAGCTAGAACCTGGAGCAGGATCTTGTGCTACACAGTACCGTAGAACTCATTTCTAACGCACATTTTTAGGTTTAGATCAATCTTTTATCTAATTAGAGAAAGAAGAGCAaagatatgttgttgttttaatgtcacattaaagaTATACTATgcagtatttttcaaaaaaaataaacggcAATGTATAGACTCATACAGTCCCTCATCCTATACGAACCACTAAATATATGTGCAGTGTCTGTAACCACAGCCTTTGCACATTGGATGTGTTGCTCCCAACGGCACACAGTTGAGACCAGGGCTTTATAGAAAAGGTAGCGAGCAGGTCATATCACTGACTCcagctctctctgtctgtgttgtgGATGTATAAAGAGCTGCAGGTCTGTGAGTCTGTTTGGCTGCAGGCCggtggtgacacacacacacacacacacagcaaagagGCTACAGCGGACGAGGTGAAGCATGCGCTTTCACTGCATTCACACAAAATCCGGCAAAGTGTCACCTTCCCGCAATGAAGTGGCTGTTAAACAGAGaatcagaaaataatgttttgtccgaaacatttctttgttttgctAACGCCGCTCCACCTCATCAtccactctctctgtctcactcaacCACTGCTGCTCTCGCTTGttgagatgaggaggaggggcCAACTCAACAAATACTGCATAGTAGGCTTTTAACATAAGGCACATACactgtttatatgttttatatatcctGATTTAGGGCTGCATGAGATGCAgggatgtttttgttgtttttaaagtctaCTCAGTTTTTAGTTGTGAGTTTTCATTTCAATACTTTTACTCTTTATGTTCACTAGGACCAATGTAACATGGTTATGTGGTTATGTTCTATGTCATGGATGCAAAAGGAGCATTTCATACTGTATACCAACTACTTTTCTAAAAGTGAG
This genomic interval from Centropristis striata isolate RG_2023a ecotype Rhode Island chromosome 14, C.striata_1.0, whole genome shotgun sequence contains the following:
- the cdca7b gene encoding cell division cycle-associated 7-like protein, with the translated sequence MTLTSKTPRFKSKFITTELAHLFSHSDSEEEFEGFSEDEQEEDRGSLNKQLKTKMGNSEEDSDVDTGFYSDGEENPPPKRKSLLVALRFPNKRTPTLKQKLEEQNAKKENKVKEAPPAQMRTRGRQRKQQQLDEDEDEGLSQSLRKRDKNIQENKAMLAKLFADLSSVADLTPPTTPQKKKRSPLKVTSQKRKYVPEVGSERRNPSRKARPPENFAVEEKSEPVQRRGQRSIDISRLVEVDEEYANGRKIKRSRKSQYNVRSVDDITEEELDNIAYRSKDKIWDKENGSSCHQCRQKTLDTKTVCRSGFCVGGKGQFCGPCLKNRYGEDVRDVLLDPKWWCPICREMCNCSLCRKKEGRCATGILVGLARYNGHDNVHEYLESIRKDLD